A genomic window from Nicotiana sylvestris chromosome 11, ASM39365v2, whole genome shotgun sequence includes:
- the LOC138881358 gene encoding uncharacterized protein: MVGQVLEIHKIAFHENELSPEGLGQNKALHITVQCEDYFITKILIDRGSSLNICPLVTLKKLGKGLHEINDGEINVKAFDGSQRSTIGEIILSLQMGPTWFEVDFKVIDVPTSYNLLLGRSWIHAAGAIASTLHQAVKFEWNQ, translated from the coding sequence atggtagggcaagtgcTGGAAATCCATAAGATCGCCTTTCATGAGAACGAGCTGtcacctgaagggctggggcaaaacaaagcactgcacatcaccgtgcaatgtgaagattatttcatcaccaaaaTCTTGATCGATAGAGGTTCCAGTCTTaatatttgtccgctggtaacactcaagaagttgggtaaagggttgCATGAGATAAATGATGGagaaatcaatgtgaaagccttcgatggttctcagaggtccaccattggtgagattattctatccttgcagatgggaccaacctggtttgaGGTTGATTTCAAGGTGATAGATGTACCAACGTCTTACAACTTGTTGCTGGGACGgtcatggattcatgctgctggggccatagcatcaacgcttcatcaggcagtaaagtttgaatggaatcagtAG